Proteins co-encoded in one Streptomyces sp. NBC_00091 genomic window:
- a CDS encoding DUF309 domain-containing protein, with amino-acid sequence MKERDRDGEGRARSARPRDGLGRPLPYGARGVERQPEGVVRTPAATVTEAQRLLDAGMPFHAHEVFEDAWKFGPQADAPLWRGLAQLAVGLTHAARGNAVGGARLLRRGAGALAGHGDAYGIDVAGLVGWARELAGRVEAGEPVDAAAEAPRLGGRPGRG; translated from the coding sequence GTGAAGGAACGGGACCGGGACGGTGAGGGGCGGGCGCGCAGCGCGCGTCCGCGCGACGGGCTGGGGCGGCCGCTGCCGTACGGGGCGCGGGGAGTGGAGCGGCAGCCCGAGGGGGTGGTGCGCACCCCGGCGGCGACGGTGACGGAGGCGCAGCGGCTGCTGGACGCCGGGATGCCCTTCCACGCGCACGAGGTGTTCGAGGACGCGTGGAAGTTCGGGCCGCAGGCCGACGCCCCCTTGTGGCGGGGGCTGGCTCAGCTCGCGGTGGGGCTGACGCACGCCGCCCGGGGGAACGCCGTCGGCGGGGCGCGGCTGTTGCGGCGCGGGGCCGGTGCCCTGGCCGGGCACGGGGACGCGTACGGGATCGACGTGGCGGGGCTGGTCGGGTGGGCCCGGGAACTGGCCGGGCGGGTGGAGGCCGGGGAGCCGGTCGACGCGGCGGCCGAGGCGCCCCGGCTCGGCGGCCGGCCGGGCCGCGGCTGA